The proteins below are encoded in one region of Nonomuraea helvata:
- a CDS encoding sulfotransferase family protein — translation MGLRVVGAGFPRTGTTSLKAALERLLGAPCYHMRELFGRPDDAAVWRDAYAGVMPDWHRFLAGYAAGVDWPVSWFWRDLSAAFPDALVLLSRRESAERWYQSMDRTVLEGARRLTRGDFAGARPPMLAGGTPEQARATEEMIRAMFGGAFDDPHDRDNVIAAYERHLDEVRATVPAHRLLEWQPADGWQPLCAALDLPIPDEPFPHENTTAEMQARINDMGGR, via the coding sequence ATGGGTCTGCGAGTCGTGGGGGCGGGGTTTCCGCGTACGGGGACCACGTCGCTGAAGGCGGCGTTGGAGCGGCTGCTCGGGGCGCCCTGCTACCACATGAGGGAGCTGTTCGGGCGGCCGGACGACGCCGCGGTCTGGCGCGACGCCTACGCGGGCGTCATGCCGGACTGGCACCGATTCCTCGCAGGGTACGCCGCCGGGGTGGACTGGCCGGTGTCGTGGTTCTGGCGCGACCTGTCGGCCGCGTTCCCGGACGCGCTGGTGCTGCTGTCCCGGCGGGAAAGTGCCGAGCGTTGGTACCAGAGCATGGATCGTACGGTGCTGGAAGGAGCGCGCCGTCTGACGCGCGGCGACTTCGCCGGCGCGCGGCCGCCGATGCTCGCCGGCGGCACCCCCGAACAGGCGCGCGCCACGGAGGAGATGATCCGGGCCATGTTCGGCGGCGCGTTCGACGACCCCCATGACCGCGACAACGTCATCGCGGCCTACGAGCGGCACCTCGATGAGGTCCGCGCCACCGTACCGGCACACCGGCTGCTGGAATGGCAGCCGGCCGACGGCTGGCAGCCGTTGTGCGCCGCACTCGACCTCCCGATCCCGGACGAGCCGTTCCCTCACGAGAACACCACAGCCGAGATGCAGGCCCGGATCAACGACATGGGCGGCCGATGA